CGACGAGGGCGACGGCGAGGAGGTGGGCGCTTTTCATGTAACGTGGGAAACGCATACGAGAACGGTTTGGGATTTCAAATTCCCTCGGATTTTCGGCGCGAAAAACTCTCCGTTCGCCCCGGCCCGGGAGCGGTGTTAGGGTGAGGGGTGAAACTGTCCATTCTCCTCATGCTGGCCGCGCTGCCCGCAGCGGCGGCGGATGCCCCCTCACCGGCACGTCCCGGCAAGATCGCTGCGACGGAGCTGAAGGAATACGCGGCCCTGGAGGGCACGCGAAAGAAGATCGTGGACGAGGCACTGGAGCTGGCGGCGCGGGATACATGGCTGCGCTACCGCTTTGGCAGTGCGGAGCCGGAGAGCGGCGGGCTGGATTGCTCCGGGTCCGTTTATTTCGTGCTGCAACAGGCTGGCATCCAGCCACCTAGGTCGTCCGCCGCGCAATTCACCTGGGTGAAGGATCGCGGAGCGCTGAAGGAAGTGTCCTCCTCCATTACCTCCACCGAAGATGCGGCCCTGAAGGACATGAAGCCGGGCGACCTGATGTTCTGGTCCGGAACCTACGAGCCAAAGGACGGCCGCACGGTCCCGGTGTCCCACGTGCAGATTTTCCTCGGTCACGAGAAGGCGACCGGAAAGCCCGTGATGGTCGGCGCCAGCGATGGCCGCACCTACCGCGGCACGAAGCG
The Luteolibacter flavescens DNA segment above includes these coding regions:
- a CDS encoding C40 family peptidase, whose product is MKLSILLMLAALPAAAADAPSPARPGKIAATELKEYAALEGTRKKIVDEALELAARDTWLRYRFGSAEPESGGLDCSGSVYFVLQQAGIQPPRSSAAQFTWVKDRGALKEVSSSITSTEDAALKDMKPGDLMFWSGTYEPKDGRTVPVSHVQIFLGHEKATGKPVMVGASDGRTYRGTKREGYGVFDFKLPKAGSKAKFLGYGLPATTK